One window of Camelina sativa cultivar DH55 chromosome 4, Cs, whole genome shotgun sequence genomic DNA carries:
- the LOC104782612 gene encoding haloacid dehalogenase-like hydrolase domain-containing protein 3, translating into MAALRMRKATTLLFSSGITQGTDRIARTGALVSRWISSASSSSSAVVAEDDETGGVYGLGSVLKEYEDYRRSLYGDITHKALLVDAVGTLLVPAQPTAQIYKNIGEKYGVEYSEAEILTRYRRAYQKPWGGSHLRYVNDARPFWQYIVTESTGCSDSHYFEELYSYFTTEQAWKLCDPEAEKVFKAIKEAGVKVAIVSNFDTRLRPLLRALRCEDWFDAVAVSAEVEAEKPNPTIFLKACELLGVKPEDAVHVGDDRRNDVWGARDAGCDAWLWGSEVTSFKQVAQRIGVKV; encoded by the exons ATGGCGGCGTTACGAATGAGGAAGGCAACGACGCTTCTATTTTCCAGTGGGATTACTCAGGGAACGGATCGGATCGCGAGAACGGGAGCATTGGTCAGCCGTTGGATCTCCtctgcttcatcatcatcttcagctgTCGTGGCTGAGGATGACGAAACTGGTGGGGTTTACGGATTGGGAAGTGTTTTGAAGGAGTATGAAGATTATAGGAGATCTCTGTACGGTGATATCACGCACAAGGCTTTGCTTGTTGATGCTGTTGGTACTCTCCTTGTTCCTGCTCAACCTACTGCTCAG ATATACAAGAATATTGGAGAGAAGTATGGAGTTGAGTACTCGGAGGCTGAGATACTTACTAGATACAGAAGAGCTTATCAGAAGCCATGGGGTGGATCTCATCTTAG ATATGTAAATGATGCGAGACCTTTCTGGCAGTATATAGTGACTGAATCAACAGGCTGTTCGGATTCTCACTACTTTGAAGAGCTTTACAGCTATTTTACTACAGAACAG GCGTGGAAGTTATGTGATCCAGAGGCAGAGAAAGTGTTCAAGGCTATTAAAGAAGCGGGTGTAAAAGTTGCCATTGTGTCCAACTTCGATACTCGGTTAAGACCTCTCTTAAGAGCACTGAGATGTGAAGACTGGTTTGATGCTGTAGCTGTTTCAGCAGAA GTTGAAGCggagaaaccaaacccaactaTCTTCTTGAAAGCTTGTGAGTTATTAGGAGTGAAACCTGAGGATGCGGTTCATGTAGGAGACGACCGTAGGAATGATGTATGGGGAGCTAGAGACGCGGGCTGTGATGCTTGGCTATGGGGAAGTGAAGTTACTTCCTTTAAACAG GTTGCTCAACGGATAGGAGTGAAGGTCTGA
- the LOC104782615 gene encoding platelet endothelial aggregation receptor 1-like isoform X2 produces MGNLKSLALLALLFSLSLAVLADTSTDATHAKDEVKPSTEATDGVEPQQGWGGGGCRYGCCGGWWAGRCRYCCSSQAEANVNEVVETVEPQQGWGGGGCRYGCCGGWWRGRCRYCCSSQAEANVNEVAETVEPQQGWGGGGCRYGCCGGWWRGRCRYCCSSQAEAKVNEVVETVEPQQGWGGGGCRYGCCGGWWRGRCRYCCSSQAEAKKVMETVEPQQRRGCRLYGCCGSFTTGRCTACCSKPMATEKVKKKEEAKP; encoded by the exons ATGGGAAACCTCAAGTCTCTCGCTCTCTTGGctttgcttttctctctctccctcgctGTTCTTGCGGACACATCCACTGATGCCACACATG CTAAGGATGAAGTGAAGCCAAGTACTGAAGCAACCGATGGTGTAGAGCCCCAGCAAGGCTGGGGTGGTGGTGGTTGTAGGTACGGATGTTGCGGTGGCTGGTGGGCTGGACGGTGCAGATACTGTTGCAGCAGTCAAGCTGAGGCCAACGTTAACGAGGTTGTGGAAACTGTTGAACCACAGCAAGGCTGGGGTGGTGGTGGTTGTAGGTACGGATGTTGCGGTGGGTGGTGGCGTGGACGGTGCAGATACTGTTGCAGCAGCCAAGCCGAGGCCAACGTTAACGAGGTTGCGGAAACTGTTGAGCCTCAGCAAGGCTGGGGTGGTGGTGGTTGTAGGTATGGATGTTGCGGTGGGTGGTGGCGTGGACGATGCAGATACTGTTGCAGCAGTCAAGCCGAGGCCAAGGTTAACGAGGTTGTGGAAACTGTTGAGCCTCAGCAAGGCTGGGGTGGTGGTGGTTGTAGGTATGGATGTTGCGGTGGGTGGTGGCGTGGACGGTGCAGATACTGTTGCAGCAGTCAAGCCGAG GCCAAGAAGGTTATGGAAACAGTGGAGCCCCAGCAACGCCGTGGATGTAGGTTATACGGTTGCTGTGGAAGCTTTACAACTGGACGGTGCACTGCTTGTTGTTCCAAGCCGATGGCCAcggagaaagtgaagaagaaagaagaagctaagcCATGA
- the LOC109132557 gene encoding uncharacterized protein LOC109132557: protein MAINEEPWDFNEEKESKAWKAACGEEIESITRNKTWDMVDLPYGSKTIGLKWVFKLKRNSDGSINKHKARLVAKGYVQRHGVDVDEVFAPVARIETVRFIIALAASNGWEIHHLDVKQRFFMEN, encoded by the coding sequence ATGGCGATAAATGAAGAACCTTGGGATTTCAATGAGGAAAAAGAATCAAAGGCTTGGAAGGCAGCATGTGGCGAAGAGATCGAGTCCATAACAAGGAACAAAACTTGGGATATGGTCGATCTTCCTTATGGGTCAAAAACAATTGGTCTGAAATGGGTTTTTAAGTTGAAGCGTAACTCGGATGGGAGTATTAATAAGCACAAAGCACGACTTGTAGCAAAAGGCTATGTGCAACGACATGGTGTTGACGTTGATGAAGTATTTGCTCCGGTTGCACGCATTGAGACAGTTCGATTTATTATTGCACTTGCAGCCTCAAATGGATGGGAGATACATCATTTGGATGTTAAACAGCGTTTCTTCATGGAAAATTAA
- the LOC104782613 gene encoding CYC02 protein-like, giving the protein MACYKFLVVLVLFATCLSLANSDPFRTTPSEQTETVNLNDETDAKEPQQYGVGYNIGKWCRYGCCYRGSYGCIRCCGYPNEETNSVETSKRGRGGCKYGCCGSYAYGQCSACCSRTQVAEKSTEQEASP; this is encoded by the exons atggcTTGCTACAAGTTTCTTGTTGTCTTGGTTTTGTTCGCTACCTGCTTATCTCTTGCTAATTCAGACCCGTTTAGAACCACACCCTCGGAACAAA CTGAAACGGTGAATCTCAATGATGAAACGGATGCAAAAGAACCTCAGCAATATGGTGTAGGATACAACATAGGTAAGTGGTGCAGGTACGGTTGCTGCTATCGGGGAAGCTACGGCTGCATCCGCTGCTGTGGTTACCCCAACGAGGAAACTAACAGTGTGGAGACCTCCAAACGCGGCCGTGGCGGCTGCAAATACGGTTGCTGCGGCAGCTATGCTTATGGACAGTGCAGCGCATGTTGCAGCCGCACCCAAGTCGCAGAAAAATCTACCGAGCAGGAAGCTTCTCCATGA
- the LOC104784331 gene encoding transcription factor bHLH100-like, with product MCALVPPLYPNFGWPYGDHSLYEIDDATNTFLDFPLPDLTVAHENVLSEKRRILLDNPVVMRKLNHNASERDRRKKINTMFSSLRSCLPPNNQSKQLSVSATVSQALKYIPELQEQVKKLMKKKEELSFQISGPRDLVYTEQNGKPEKGVTSYASTVSATRLGETEVMVQISSLHTCNCSFGNVLNGVEEDGLVLVDASSSRSQGERLFYTLHLWMDNCKLNSEELSDRLLYLYEKCGNSCK from the exons ATGTGTGCACTTGTCCCTCCATTATATCCCAACTTCGGCTGGCCTTACGGAGATCATAGCTTATATGAGATCGACGACGCAACCAACACGTTTCTTGATTTTCCATTGCCGGACTTGACGGTAGCTCATGAGAATGTGTTGTCGGAGAAACGTAGAATATTACTAGACAATCCCGTGGTGATGAGGAAGCTTAATCACAACGCGAGCGAGCGTGATCGTCGCAAGAAGATCAACACAATGTTCTCATCTCTTCGTTCTTGTCTTCCGCCCAACAATCAATCG AAGCAGTTAAGTGTTTCGGCAACAGTTTCGCAGGCATTGAAGTACATACCAGAGCTGCAAGAGCAAGTTAAAAAGctcatgaagaagaaagaagagctgTCGTTTCAAATCTCGGGTCCAAGAGATCTCGTTTACACCGAGCAAAACGGTAAGCCAGAGAAAGGGGTCACAAGTTATGCATCAACAGTTTCTGCGACTAGGCTCGGTGAGACCGAAGTGATGGTCCAAATTTCATCGTTACATACTTGCAATTGTTCGTTTGGAAATGTGCTGAATGGTGTCGAAGAAGATGGGTTGGTTCTTGTGgatgcttcttcttcaaggtcTCAAGGAGAACGACTCTTTTATACTTTGCATCTTTGGATGGATAATTGCAAACTGAATTCCGAAGAGCTAAGTGATAGGCTGTTGTACTTGTACGAGAAATGTGGAAATTCATGTAAATGA
- the LOC104782615 gene encoding multiple epidermal growth factor-like domains protein 6 isoform X1, whose translation MGNLKSLALLALLFSLSLAVLADTSTDATHAKDEVKPSTEATDGVEPQQGWGGGGCRYGCCGGWWAGRCRYCCSSQAEANVNEVVETVEPQQGWGGGGCRYGCCGGWWRGRCRYCCSSQAEANVNEVAETVEPQQGWGGGGCRYGCCGGWWRGRCRYCCSSQAEAKVNEVVETVEPQQGWGGGGCRYGCCGGWWRGRCRYCCSSQAEANVNEVVETVEPQQGWGGGGCRYGCCGGWWRGRCRYCCSSQAEAKKVMETVEPQQRRGCRLYGCCGSFTTGRCTACCSKPMATEKVKKKEEAKP comes from the exons ATGGGAAACCTCAAGTCTCTCGCTCTCTTGGctttgcttttctctctctccctcgctGTTCTTGCGGACACATCCACTGATGCCACACATG CTAAGGATGAAGTGAAGCCAAGTACTGAAGCAACCGATGGTGTAGAGCCCCAGCAAGGCTGGGGTGGTGGTGGTTGTAGGTACGGATGTTGCGGTGGCTGGTGGGCTGGACGGTGCAGATACTGTTGCAGCAGTCAAGCTGAGGCCAACGTTAACGAGGTTGTGGAAACTGTTGAACCACAGCAAGGCTGGGGTGGTGGTGGTTGTAGGTACGGATGTTGCGGTGGGTGGTGGCGTGGACGGTGCAGATACTGTTGCAGCAGCCAAGCCGAGGCCAACGTTAACGAGGTTGCGGAAACTGTTGAGCCTCAGCAAGGCTGGGGTGGTGGTGGTTGTAGGTATGGATGTTGCGGTGGGTGGTGGCGTGGACGATGCAGATACTGTTGCAGCAGTCAAGCCGAGGCCAAGGTTAACGAGGTTGTGGAAACTGTTGAGCCTCAGCAAGGCTGGGGTGGTGGTGGTTGTAGGTATGGATGTTGCGGTGGGTGGTGGCGTGGACGGTGCAGATACTGTTGCAGCAGTCAAGCCGAGGCCAACGTTAACGAGGTTGTGGAAACTGTTGAGCCTCAGCAAGGCTGGGGTGGTGGTGGTTGTAGGTATGGATGTTGCGGTGGGTGGTGGCGTGGACGGTGCAGATACTGTTGCAGCAGTCAAGCCGAGGCCAAGAAGGTTATGGAAACAGTGGAGCCCCAGCAACGCCGTGGATGTAGGTTATACGGTTGCTGTGGAAGCTTTACAACTGGACGGTGCACTGCTTGTTGTTCCAAGCCGATGGCCAcggagaaagtgaagaagaaagaagaagctaagcCATGA
- the LOC104782614 gene encoding keratin-associated protein 5-2-like, with protein sequence MGNLKSLALLALLFSLSLAVFADTSTDATHAKDDVKPSTDATDAVEPQQRGRGGCRYGCCGSFAYGRCSACCSQPQTAEVEAEANDVVVEPQQGWGGGGCRYGCCGGWWAGRCRYCCSRSQAEEAENVEANVVEPQQRGGGGGGGGGFGGGRGGCRYGCCGGWWRGRCRYCCTSQAEANEVVETVEPQQRRGCRYGCCGSYAYGQCSACCSKKMGTEGETKKAEAKP encoded by the exons ATGGGAAACCTAAAGTCTCTCGCCCTCTTAGCTttgctcttttctctctccCTTGCTGTTTTTGCGGACACATCCACCGATGCCACACATG CTAAGGATGATGTGAAACCAAGTACTGACGCAACCGATGCCGTAGAGCCGCAACAACGTGGTCGAGGCGGTTGTAGGTACGGATGTTGCGGCAGCTTCGCTTATGGGCGGTGCAGCGCTTGTTGCAGCCAACCTCAGACTGCGGAAGTCGAAGCCGAGGCCAATGACGTTGTTGTAGAGCCGCAGCAAGGCTGGGGTGGAGGCGGTTGTAGGTACGGATGTTGCGGTGGTTGGTGGGCTGGACGGTGCAGATACTGTTGCAGCCGATCCCAAGCCGAAGAAGCCGAGAATGTTGAGGCCAACGTTGTTGAGCCTCAGCAGCgtggcggcggcggcggtggtggtggtggttttgGCGGGGGTCGTGGTGGCTGTAGGTATGGATGTTGCGGTGGGTGGTGGCGTGGACGGTGCAGATACTGTTGCACCAGTCAAGCTGAGGCCAACGAAGTTGTGGAAACTGTTGAGCCCCAGCAACGCCGTGGATGTAGGTACGGCTGCTGTGGAAGCTATGCATATGGACAGTGCAGTGCTTGTTGTTCCAAGAAGATGGGCACGGAGGGAGAGACGAAGAAGGCCGAAGCGAAGCCATAA